The Fusobacterium necrophorum subsp. necrophorum genome has a window encoding:
- the panF gene encoding sodium/pantothenate symporter has translation MLVSIPIFLYLLLMLYIAFQVNKKKRNSGNFAEEYYIGSRDMGGVVLAMTIIATYVGASSFIGGPGVAYKLGLGWVLLACIQVPTAFFTLGILGKKLGILSRKLNAVTLLDIIRARYQSDIVVILSALMLLIFFLGAVVAQFVGGARLFESVTGAPYIVGLILFSVVVITYTTIGGFRAVALTDAIQGFVMLFATFILFWIILQKGNGMENIMRTIGEINPDLLRPDSGGNIAKPFILSFWVLVGIGLLGLPATTVRCMGFKDTKALHQAMVIGTSVVGLLMLGMHLVGVMGLAIEPSVEIGDKIIPILALNHLHPILAGVFIGGPLAAIMSTVDSLLIISSSMIIKDLYLHYVEKDAREAKIKKLSTYCSLGFGILVFLLAVRPPELLVWINLFALAGQEALFFAPILFGLYWKKANSFGAISSMIAGVSAYLYITIMKTPIFGMHAVVPTLGISVLAFITGSYFGKEPREEVLEIFFED, from the coding sequence ATGCTAGTATCCATTCCAATCTTCCTGTATTTATTATTGATGTTGTACATTGCATTCCAAGTGAATAAGAAAAAGAGAAATTCCGGTAATTTTGCAGAAGAATATTATATCGGAAGTCGTGATATGGGCGGTGTTGTTTTGGCAATGACGATTATAGCGACCTATGTAGGAGCCAGTTCCTTTATTGGGGGACCGGGAGTTGCTTATAAATTAGGTTTAGGTTGGGTTTTACTGGCTTGTATCCAAGTTCCGACCGCTTTTTTTACTCTGGGAATTCTTGGAAAAAAATTGGGAATTTTATCCAGAAAATTGAATGCAGTCACTCTGTTGGATATTATTCGAGCGAGGTATCAAAGTGATATTGTTGTCATCTTAAGCGCTTTGATGTTATTGATTTTCTTCTTGGGGGCAGTGGTTGCTCAGTTTGTAGGAGGAGCGAGATTATTTGAATCCGTGACGGGGGCTCCCTATATTGTGGGCTTGATTCTTTTTTCCGTAGTCGTGATTACCTATACAACGATTGGAGGATTTCGGGCAGTCGCTTTGACGGATGCGATTCAGGGATTTGTAATGTTATTTGCAACCTTCATTCTATTTTGGATTATTTTACAAAAAGGAAATGGAATGGAAAATATTATGAGAACCATTGGAGAGATAAATCCGGATTTATTACGACCGGACTCCGGAGGAAATATTGCGAAACCCTTTATTTTATCCTTTTGGGTTTTAGTAGGAATAGGACTTTTAGGTTTACCCGCTACAACAGTGCGTTGTATGGGATTTAAAGACACAAAAGCCTTACATCAGGCGATGGTCATCGGAACTTCCGTGGTGGGACTGTTGATGTTGGGAATGCACTTGGTAGGAGTAATGGGATTGGCGATTGAACCGAGTGTAGAAATAGGAGACAAAATTATTCCGATTTTGGCTTTGAATCATTTACATCCGATTTTAGCGGGAGTGTTTATCGGAGGACCTTTGGCTGCGATTATGTCAACAGTGGATTCTTTACTGATTATCAGCTCTTCTATGATTATTAAAGATTTATATTTACATTATGTGGAAAAGGATGCAAGGGAAGCCAAAATTAAAAAATTGTCAACCTATTGTTCTCTAGGATTTGGAATATTGGTTTTTCTTTTGGCAGTTCGTCCACCTGAATTACTGGTATGGATTAACTTGTTTGCTCTAGCCGGGCAGGAAGCCTTATTCTTTGCTCCGATCTTATTTGGATTATACTGGAAAAAAGCAAATTCTTTCGGAGCCATCAGTTCTATGATTGCGGGAGTCAGCGCTTACTTATATATTACTATTATGAAAACTCCGATTTTTGGAATGCACGCCGTTGTTCCCACTTTGGGAATCTCGGTTCTTGCCTTTATTACAGGAAGTTATTTTGGAAAAGAACCTCGAGAAGAAGTTCTCGAAATATTTTTTGAAGATTGA
- a CDS encoding YhdT family protein encodes MKSKKKQIEKEALLTVGMYLVYFAWWYYFAYCFGEKEVSRYHYILGLPEWFFYSCVLGLFVMNALVFLVIKYFFQDMDLDEEEKTC; translated from the coding sequence ATGAAAAGTAAAAAGAAACAAATAGAGAAGGAAGCCCTTTTGACAGTGGGTATGTATCTAGTATATTTCGCATGGTGGTATTATTTTGCTTATTGTTTTGGAGAAAAAGAAGTAAGCCGATATCATTATATTTTGGGATTGCCGGAATGGTTTTTTTATTCCTGTGTCTTAGGTTTGTTTGTGATGAATGCTTTGGTATTTCTTGTGATTAAATATTTCTTTCAAGATATGGACTTAGACGAGGAGGAGAAAACATGCTAG
- a CDS encoding type III pantothenate kinase, whose product MIFLIDVGNTNIVFGISDGEKIINTLRTETIKEKDFDYIPVLKDLLCQKEKIRKVKGAILSSVVPEVTKKLIEAVKVIYKVDTILVDDIIDESLQIEIDSPGKLGMDLKVDAVAALKKYPSPQLIFDLGTATTCSVLDEEGRYIGGAIIPGLKISLNALIQATSQLPMIDCSIPIAEYIGKNTQDCMRIGALYGHALMLEGFVREIQKKFTKKLHVSLTGGLSTIVSQHMNIETTFAPYLTLEGLLYLYQDFQKSGGKHEK is encoded by the coding sequence ATGATTTTTTTAATTGATGTGGGAAATACAAACATTGTTTTTGGAATTTCAGATGGAGAAAAGATAATTAATACTTTGCGTACGGAAACGATAAAGGAAAAGGATTTTGACTATATACCGGTTTTAAAGGATTTATTGTGTCAAAAAGAAAAAATTAGAAAGGTGAAGGGAGCCATTCTCTCTTCTGTCGTTCCGGAAGTCACTAAAAAATTGATCGAAGCTGTCAAAGTGATATACAAAGTGGATACTATTTTAGTCGATGATATTATTGACGAATCTCTTCAAATTGAAATCGACAGCCCGGGAAAATTGGGAATGGACTTGAAGGTTGATGCTGTAGCGGCTTTAAAAAAATATCCCTCTCCACAACTTATTTTTGATTTGGGAACGGCTACGACTTGTTCGGTACTGGACGAAGAAGGACGTTATATAGGAGGAGCCATTATTCCCGGTTTAAAAATATCTTTAAATGCTTTAATTCAGGCAACTTCACAGTTGCCTATGATAGATTGCAGTATTCCGATTGCGGAATATATTGGGAAAAATACACAAGATTGCATGAGAATAGGAGCTTTATACGGACATGCTTTGATGTTGGAAGGCTTTGTTCGGGAAATTCAAAAAAAATTTACCAAAAAGTTACATGTTTCATTGACAGGGGGCTTGTCCACCATTGTAAGTCAGCATATGAACATAGAAACTACCTTTGCTCCCTATTTAACCTTAGAGGGCTTACTATATTTATATCAAGATTTTCAAAAATCAGGAGGAAAGCATGAAAAGTAA
- a CDS encoding dipeptide/oligopeptide/nickel ABC transporter ATP-binding protein, which produces MMLEFEKVSKYYGKKAVLKNVSFSVKRGEIFGILGQSGAGKSTIGKLLLQMIKTTEGKILFEGKELKELSRREIQTVFQDPYSSLNPGLKIGQILEEPLLANGVKRKEERRKKVLETLKKVGLLESDAEKYPSELSGGQRQRVCIAGAIILSPKLIVCDEPIASLDLAMQEQILQLIYRINQEEGITFLFISHNLPAIYRIADRILLLYQGEVQEIQNTLDFFYHPNSEYGRQFLQNTKARENSLTKKAV; this is translated from the coding sequence ATGATGTTAGAATTTGAAAAGGTTTCAAAATATTATGGGAAAAAAGCAGTGTTAAAAAATGTTTCCTTTTCTGTCAAAAGAGGAGAAATTTTTGGAATTTTAGGACAATCGGGAGCCGGGAAATCTACAATAGGAAAATTATTGTTACAAATGATAAAAACAACAGAGGGAAAGATTTTGTTTGAGGGGAAAGAATTAAAAGAGCTCAGTCGTAGAGAAATTCAAACGGTTTTTCAAGATCCGTATAGTTCTTTAAATCCCGGTTTAAAAATTGGACAAATTTTGGAAGAGCCTTTGCTGGCGAATGGAGTGAAAAGAAAAGAAGAGAGAAGAAAAAAAGTGTTGGAAACTTTGAAAAAGGTGGGATTATTGGAAAGCGATGCCGAAAAGTATCCTTCTGAATTGTCAGGAGGGCAAAGACAGAGAGTTTGTATTGCCGGAGCAATTATCTTATCCCCAAAATTGATTGTTTGTGATGAACCGATTGCCTCTTTGGATTTGGCAATGCAAGAACAAATTTTGCAATTGATTTATCGAATCAATCAGGAGGAGGGAATTACTTTTCTTTTTATTTCTCATAATTTGCCGGCGATTTATCGAATTGCAGATAGAATTTTGTTGCTGTATCAAGGGGAAGTACAGGAAATACAAAACACTTTAGATTTCTTTTATCATCCGAATAGTGAATATGGAAGACAATTTTTGCAAAATACGAAAGCAAGAGAAAACAGTTTGACAAAAAAAGCAGTATAA
- a CDS encoding ABC transporter ATP-binding protein, whose translation MRVLEIENLNLWIQEKHLLKQISLSISEREIVGLVGESGSGKTLFTKCILGILPESANMTYDGFEVRTELGAVFQNAFTSLNPTMKIGKQLKHLYISQYGNDKDWRKKAEDLLEKVGLGANKNVLKKYPHELSGGEQQRVVIVGALLGEPKFLIADEVTTALDVETKQEIIHLFQTLRNDLGIAVLFITHDISLLQDFATKIYVMYQGELVDETHAYGKRLFQLSQNSWRRER comes from the coding sequence ATGAGAGTATTGGAGATTGAAAATTTAAATCTTTGGATTCAAGAAAAACATCTGTTAAAACAGATAAGCCTTTCGATTTCTGAGAGAGAGATTGTGGGTCTGGTAGGAGAATCCGGAAGCGGAAAGACTTTATTTACAAAATGTATTTTAGGGATTTTGCCGGAATCTGCAAATATGACTTATGATGGCTTTGAAGTCAGAACAGAATTGGGAGCCGTTTTTCAAAATGCTTTTACTTCTTTAAATCCCACCATGAAGATTGGAAAGCAGTTGAAACATCTTTATATTTCTCAATATGGAAATGATAAAGATTGGAGAAAAAAAGCGGAAGACTTACTTGAAAAAGTCGGCTTAGGAGCCAATAAAAATGTGTTGAAAAAATATCCTCATGAATTAAGTGGAGGAGAGCAACAAAGAGTGGTCATTGTGGGAGCTTTGTTAGGAGAACCGAAATTTTTGATTGCAGATGAAGTGACTACGGCTCTGGATGTGGAAACGAAACAGGAGATTATCCATTTGTTTCAAACGTTACGAAATGATTTAGGAATTGCCGTTCTTTTTATTACTCATGATATTTCTTTGTTACAGGACTTTGCAACGAAGATCTATGTGATGTACCAAGGAGAACTTGTAGATGAGACACATGCCTATGGAAAACGTTTATTTCAGCTTTCTCAAAATAGTTGGAGGAGGGAACGATGA
- a CDS encoding ABC transporter permease: MGLSLFILLLWIGIFYQNPYRVSEIMTLEGPSLRHILGTDNLGRDIFSRLVLGSFYSMSIAFLSVLFAGIIGGFLGGLAGYFEGYLDEFLLFLSETLMSIPAILITLGIIVLFRAGFYSITLAIFILYTPRCIHFVRALVKQEKHKNYIKMAKIYGVGDFRILFRHIGPNIFLPILVNFSTNFAGAILTEAALGYLGFGIQPPYPTLGNMLNQSQSYFLIAPCFTIAPGFVIIILVYRMNKISKTYQEKHR, encoded by the coding sequence TTGGGTTTGTCTCTGTTCATTCTGCTTTTATGGATAGGAATCTTTTATCAAAATCCATATCGGGTTTCGGAAATAATGACCTTGGAAGGCCCTAGTTTGAGACATATCTTAGGAACCGATAATCTGGGAAGAGATATTTTCAGTCGTTTGGTCTTGGGAAGCTTTTATAGCATGAGCATTGCTTTTTTATCGGTACTCTTTGCCGGTATAATAGGAGGATTTCTAGGAGGACTTGCCGGATATTTCGAGGGATATTTGGATGAGTTTCTATTGTTTCTTTCGGAAACCTTAATGTCCATTCCTGCCATTTTAATTACCTTAGGAATTATTGTATTGTTCCGTGCCGGTTTTTACTCCATTACTTTGGCAATTTTTATTCTGTATACTCCGAGATGCATTCATTTTGTCAGAGCTTTGGTAAAGCAGGAAAAACATAAAAATTATATCAAAATGGCAAAAATTTATGGGGTGGGAGATTTTCGAATTCTATTTCGTCATATAGGACCGAATATTTTTCTACCGATTTTAGTCAATTTTTCTACCAACTTTGCAGGAGCTATCTTAACCGAAGCGGCTTTGGGGTATTTAGGTTTTGGAATTCAGCCCCCCTATCCTACTTTGGGAAATATGTTAAATCAGTCACAGTCCTATTTTTTAATAGCTCCCTGTTTTACAATAGCTCCGGGTTTTGTGATTATTATTTTGGTATACCGGATGAATAAAATTTCAAAAACATATCAGGAGAAACATAGATGA
- a CDS encoding ABC transporter permease has translation MYYIKKMIRMVLSIFFIGTCSFCLLEWIPGDPATAILGVEASAKDIENLRQQLGLNLSFMERYWNWIQGALHGNLGISFKYGEAVSTLIFERLPLTLSIAVFSMFLIFGVSIPFAFFLHRIKNKKIQSFGEGILGLFISVPSFWLGILFMYFFGIILRWISTGYNDTYRSLILPCCVIAIPKIAWITMHLYANLYKELREEYIKYLYVNGMKKRYLNVYILKNAILPIIPLTGMMLLELVTGVVIIEQIFSIPGIGRLLVSSVFTRDIPLVQGLIFYTSTFLVLLNFGIDILYSFIDPRIRLGE, from the coding sequence ATGTATTATATCAAAAAAATGATAAGAATGGTGCTGAGTATCTTTTTTATCGGAACTTGTTCTTTTTGTTTACTGGAATGGATTCCCGGAGACCCTGCTACGGCTATTTTGGGAGTTGAGGCGAGTGCAAAGGACATTGAAAATTTAAGACAGCAGTTGGGCTTGAATTTAAGTTTTATGGAGCGATATTGGAATTGGATTCAGGGGGCTTTGCATGGAAATTTAGGGATTTCATTTAAATATGGAGAAGCGGTGAGCACCTTGATTTTTGAACGTCTTCCTCTGACTCTGAGCATTGCTGTTTTTTCGATGTTTCTTATTTTCGGGGTTTCGATTCCTTTCGCTTTTTTTCTTCATAGGATTAAAAATAAAAAAATACAAAGTTTTGGAGAGGGAATATTAGGATTGTTTATTTCCGTTCCATCCTTCTGGTTGGGAATTTTATTTATGTATTTCTTTGGAATTATATTACGTTGGATTTCGACAGGATATAATGATACTTATCGTTCCCTGATTTTACCTTGCTGTGTTATTGCGATTCCTAAGATTGCTTGGATTACAATGCACCTGTATGCGAATTTATATAAGGAACTGCGAGAAGAATATATTAAATATCTTTATGTCAATGGAATGAAAAAGCGATATTTGAATGTTTATATTTTAAAAAATGCAATCCTGCCGATCATTCCTTTAACGGGAATGATGCTCTTGGAATTGGTAACCGGAGTTGTCATTATTGAGCAGATTTTTTCCATTCCGGGAATCGGAAGATTGTTGGTAAGCTCTGTTTTTACAAGGGATATTCCTCTAGTACAGGGACTTATTTTCTATACTTCCACTTTTTTGGTTTTATTGAATTTTGGAATTGATATTTTGTATTCTTTCATTGATCCGAGAATACGGTTAGGAGAGTAG
- a CDS encoding ABC transporter substrate-binding protein, whose amino-acid sequence MKKRDGWKQLCLIALLALTFSACGKEEERVEEIKTVSSVDIDSLNPYQVVSSASEQLLLNVFEGLIMPSSDGSVVPALAESYEVSKDGKTYIFTIREGVRFHNGNPMDIHDVEFSLNKMSGKLGDTPTEGLFENIESIEVLDEKKIAVHLGKPDSSFIYYMKEAIVPDENKDHLTEKAIGTGPYQVEEYQKEQKLVLTKNENYWGEKAEIPKVSILVSPNPETNFLKLLSGEINFLTEIDSKRLEELKNYTIASGPRNLCLILAFNHKEKPFDDVEVRKAFHLAIDKEKIVQLAMNGHGTVIHTNMSPVMKKFLWEGKGEERNPALAKEILEKKALLPMEFTLKVPNSSKIYLDTAQALREQLKEIGVKVNLETIEWASWLSDVYTNRNYTASLAGLSGKMEPDAILRRYTSDYKKNFTNFHNDNYDRLIAEAKLSAEEQTQIKNYKEAERILQEEQAAVFIMDPDSIIAMEKGLEGFEFYPLPYLNFAKLRFKK is encoded by the coding sequence ATGAAAAAGAGAGATGGATGGAAACAATTGTGTTTGATTGCACTTCTTGCACTTACTTTTTCTGCCTGTGGAAAAGAAGAGGAAAGAGTAGAAGAAATTAAAACAGTGTCAAGCGTAGATATTGACAGTTTAAATCCATATCAAGTGGTATCCAGTGCTTCGGAACAACTCTTATTAAATGTATTCGAAGGTCTTATCATGCCGTCTTCCGACGGAAGTGTTGTTCCCGCTTTGGCAGAATCTTATGAAGTATCGAAAGATGGAAAAACATATATCTTTACGATTCGGGAAGGAGTCAGATTTCACAATGGAAACCCTATGGATATTCATGATGTGGAATTTTCCCTGAATAAAATGTCCGGAAAATTAGGAGATACTCCTACGGAAGGCTTGTTCGAAAATATTGAGAGCATAGAAGTGTTGGATGAGAAAAAAATTGCCGTTCATTTAGGAAAGCCGGATTCTTCTTTTATTTATTATATGAAAGAAGCAATTGTTCCTGATGAAAATAAAGATCATCTGACAGAAAAAGCGATTGGGACAGGACCCTATCAAGTGGAAGAATATCAAAAAGAACAAAAATTGGTCTTGACGAAGAATGAGAATTATTGGGGAGAAAAAGCGGAAATTCCGAAAGTTTCCATTTTAGTGAGTCCGAATCCGGAAACCAATTTTTTAAAACTCTTATCGGGAGAAATTAACTTTTTAACGGAAATTGATTCCAAGAGATTGGAGGAATTGAAAAACTATACGATTGCTTCCGGTCCGAGAAATCTATGTTTGATTTTAGCCTTTAATCACAAGGAGAAGCCTTTTGATGATGTTGAGGTAAGGAAGGCGTTCCATTTAGCCATTGATAAAGAAAAAATAGTACAGTTGGCAATGAATGGACATGGAACGGTGATACATACAAATATGAGCCCCGTGATGAAAAAATTTCTATGGGAAGGAAAGGGAGAAGAAAGAAATCCCGCTTTAGCAAAAGAAATTTTGGAAAAGAAGGCTTTGTTACCTATGGAATTCACCTTGAAAGTTCCGAACAGTTCGAAGATATATTTGGATACAGCACAGGCTTTACGAGAGCAGTTGAAAGAAATAGGAGTGAAAGTGAACTTGGAAACGATTGAATGGGCGAGCTGGTTGTCCGATGTCTATACCAATCGAAACTATACTGCAAGTCTGGCAGGACTTTCGGGAAAAATGGAACCCGATGCTATTTTAAGAAGATATACGTCCGATTATAAAAAGAATTTTACCAACTTTCACAATGACAACTACGATAGATTGATAGCGGAAGCAAAATTATCAGCAGAAGAGCAAACACAAATTAAAAATTATAAAGAGGCGGAAAGAATTTTACAAGAGGAACAGGCGGCAGTGTTTATCATGGATCCGGACAGTATTATTGCGATGGAAAAAGGATTGGAAGGTTTCGAATTTTACCCTCTGCCATATTTAAACTTTGCAAAATTACGTTTTAAGAAATAA